In Bacteroidota bacterium, a single window of DNA contains:
- a CDS encoding MFS transporter, whose product MMPKPTPERLPRNVIWLSIAAMMNDISGEIVQRGLPLFLSATLGVSKSVIGLIEGLADMAASLLQVFSGWYSDRWGNRKTIAGAGYTMTALARPMLYFATTWVLPLFSKFLDRAGKGIRNAPRDALIADSVSPQMRGRAFGLNRALDPAGAVLGALIGAGLLYYWQSSRFAFGSGGLSLPHWKTLMLVALIPSAIAALIVFFIVQEKKRERRTPPPLKHILHVGKDRRFRRLMLIVAFFTLGLSSDAFLVLRAQSLGIALWQIFVIIALFNLVTALSAYPAGILSDRLTRRALIRAGWIAYALIYVGFAFASEPWHIWTLYIVYGIYYGLTEGVEKAFVADLVAPEERGAAYGIYNGAVGIAALPASLIAGILWQLISPAAPFLFGGAIAVIATILLGTVKETKAPLP is encoded by the coding sequence ATGATGCCGAAACCAACACCGGAACGCCTCCCTCGCAATGTCATCTGGCTTTCGATTGCCGCGATGATGAATGATATTTCCGGCGAGATCGTCCAGCGCGGACTTCCGCTCTTCCTATCGGCTACCCTGGGTGTCTCCAAAAGCGTCATTGGCCTGATTGAAGGCCTCGCGGACATGGCGGCATCATTGCTGCAAGTCTTCTCCGGCTGGTACAGCGACCGTTGGGGCAACCGCAAGACCATTGCCGGAGCTGGCTACACCATGACGGCCCTCGCCCGACCGATGCTCTATTTTGCTACAACGTGGGTCCTTCCGCTCTTCAGCAAATTTCTGGACCGCGCGGGCAAAGGCATTCGTAACGCACCGCGCGATGCCCTTATCGCCGACTCGGTCTCGCCACAGATGCGCGGCCGAGCGTTTGGCCTGAACCGCGCGCTCGATCCTGCCGGAGCCGTGCTCGGCGCGCTGATCGGAGCGGGACTCTTGTATTACTGGCAGTCATCTCGATTCGCATTCGGCAGCGGTGGTCTCTCGCTCCCGCATTGGAAGACGCTCATGCTTGTCGCACTCATTCCGAGCGCGATCGCAGCACTGATCGTCTTCTTCATCGTGCAGGAAAAAAAGCGCGAGCGGCGGACGCCGCCGCCCCTCAAACATATCCTGCACGTTGGAAAGGACCGTCGCTTCCGAAGGCTGATGCTGATCGTCGCCTTTTTTACTCTGGGACTATCGAGCGATGCATTCCTCGTACTTCGGGCACAAAGCCTGGGCATCGCGCTCTGGCAGATCTTCGTTATCATCGCGCTGTTCAATTTGGTCACGGCACTTTCGGCGTACCCTGCCGGGATTCTCTCCGACCGCCTGACGCGTCGCGCGCTGATCCGGGCGGGTTGGATCGCGTATGCACTGATTTACGTCGGCTTCGCCTTCGCGAGCGAACCGTGGCATATCTGGACCCTGTATATCGTCTACGGCATTTATTATGGATTGACCGAGGGCGTCGAGAAAGCATTCGTGGCCGATCTCGTGGCGCCGGAAGAACGTGGCGCAGCCTACGGCATCTATAATGGCGCCGTCGGAATTGCCGCGCTGCCGGCAAGTTTGATTGCGGGAATTCTCTGGCAACTGATCAGTCCTGCGGCACCATTTCTATTCGGTGGTGCGATTGCAGTCATCGCGACCATTCTGCTTGGTACTGTCAAAGAAACAAAAGCTCCGCTCCCATAA
- the pdxT gene encoding pyridoxal 5'-phosphate synthase glutaminase subunit PdxT, translating to MASKPVVGVLGLQGDFREHIQKLESLGVQTREIRRTSDLVGLDALILPGGESTAVAILESSDAARGIFDEIQKLGNTGLPIWGTCMGSILLAKEIEGSKQGRLGLMDIRVRRNAFGPQRFSAETPVEIPALGAAPFPGVFIRAPLITHVGKGVEVLGTIENGIVMAREKNLLATVFHPEVVNDARVHEYFLKMIGG from the coding sequence GTGGCATCTAAGCCCGTCGTCGGGGTACTCGGTCTCCAGGGCGATTTCCGCGAGCACATCCAGAAGCTGGAATCGCTCGGAGTGCAGACGCGCGAGATTCGCCGCACCAGCGATCTCGTTGGACTCGATGCGCTGATTCTCCCTGGCGGCGAATCAACTGCCGTTGCGATTCTGGAAAGTTCTGATGCCGCTCGAGGTATTTTCGATGAAATTCAAAAGCTTGGTAATACTGGGTTGCCAATCTGGGGCACGTGCATGGGTTCTATCCTGCTCGCGAAAGAAATAGAAGGCTCTAAGCAAGGCCGGTTGGGCCTCATGGACATCAGGGTTCGCCGCAATGCATTTGGTCCGCAACGGTTCAGCGCCGAGACTCCGGTCGAAATCCCGGCATTGGGTGCAGCACCATTTCCAGGAGTGTTCATCCGCGCGCCTCTTATTACACACGTTGGCAAAGGTGTCGAAGTGCTCGGTACGATCGAGAACGGCATCGTCATGGCGCGTGAAAAGAATCTGCTGGCCACTGTGTTCCATCCCGAAGTCGTCAATGATGCTCGAGTGCATGAATACTTTTTGAAGATGATCGGAGGCTGA
- the pdxS gene encoding pyridoxal 5'-phosphate synthase lyase subunit PdxS — MNTNGQSKNGQTPKTGTLLVKRAFPQMLKGGVIMDVVNAMQAKIAEDAGAVAVMALERVPADIRADGGVARMSDPELILQIIDAVSIPVMAKARIGHFVEAQILQALGVDCVDESEVLTMADEENHIDKTKFEVPFVCGARNLGEALRRIAEGAAMIRTKGEAGTGDVVEAVRHARSIFGEIRRLQALSKDERYSYAKNLAAPLDLVNEVADTGKLPVVNFAAGGLATPADAALLMQLGVDGVFVGSGIFKSGDPAKRAAAIVKATTYFNDPAALAEVSRGLGEPMVGRTVTSLAGSELLAGRGI, encoded by the coding sequence ATGAATACAAACGGTCAATCGAAGAACGGACAGACGCCGAAAACGGGGACCCTGCTGGTAAAGCGGGCATTCCCACAAATGCTCAAGGGCGGCGTCATCATGGATGTTGTTAATGCCATGCAGGCGAAGATCGCTGAAGATGCTGGCGCGGTCGCCGTCATGGCGCTCGAACGCGTGCCGGCCGATATTCGCGCCGATGGCGGCGTTGCCCGCATGTCGGATCCTGAACTGATCCTCCAGATTATTGATGCTGTTTCGATTCCCGTAATGGCGAAAGCACGCATCGGACATTTCGTCGAAGCGCAGATTTTACAGGCGCTGGGTGTCGATTGCGTCGATGAAAGCGAAGTGCTCACGATGGCCGATGAAGAAAATCACATCGACAAGACGAAGTTCGAAGTGCCGTTCGTTTGTGGTGCTCGAAATCTTGGCGAAGCATTGCGTCGCATCGCGGAAGGCGCTGCAATGATCCGGACCAAAGGCGAGGCCGGCACCGGCGATGTGGTTGAAGCCGTGCGGCACGCACGCTCGATCTTTGGAGAGATTCGCAGGTTGCAAGCATTGTCAAAAGATGAGCGATATAGCTACGCAAAGAATCTCGCCGCGCCGCTCGATCTTGTCAATGAAGTTGCTGATACAGGAAAACTTCCCGTTGTGAATTTTGCCGCCGGCGGACTCGCAACACCAGCCGATGCCGCGCTGCTCATGCAGCTTGGCGTTGATGGAGTGTTCGTTGGTTCAGGAATTTTTAAATCTGGCGATCCGGCCAAGCGTGCCGCAGCAATTGTCAAAGCGACCACCTATTTCAACGATCCAGCAGCGCTCGCGGAAGTGAGCCGCGGTCTGGGCGAGCCAATGGTCGGTCGGACGGTTACTTCTCTTGCTGGAAGCGAATTGCTAGCTGGTCGTGGCATCTAA
- a CDS encoding formimidoylglutamase, with translation MIISEDPRLTNFIQPVTDSSITAANVVILGVPTDEGIRRNGGRVGASKAPAAIREWLGKLTPFAGPHFKHHLDTLRIVDLGDITQGSLETMHEAASKVVSDMIAAGKIIIAIGGGHDVTYPLVRGFQSGLSRQNGQSEPQEIGLINFDAHLDVRPKKNGQHHSGSSFRLLLEEGIVKGQHFAEIGIQSFVVAQAQFEWVLQQGARILTFEDTADASLPNAFEECEFAITHGNPEMPVYLSFDMDSVRASDAPGVSAPTPIGFLAEEAYELSVAAGLSKNVRVLDLVEVSPPHDLDGRTSRLAARMIAGFLAGVANREIG, from the coding sequence GTGATTATTTCTGAAGACCCGCGCCTAACTAATTTCATTCAACCCGTAACAGACTCCAGCATCACCGCGGCCAATGTCGTTATCCTCGGCGTCCCGACCGATGAAGGCATTCGCCGGAATGGTGGTCGCGTCGGTGCCAGTAAGGCACCTGCTGCAATCCGAGAATGGCTCGGAAAACTCACGCCATTTGCCGGCCCGCACTTCAAGCACCATCTCGACACGCTTCGAATCGTCGATCTCGGCGATATTACTCAGGGCAGTCTCGAAACCATGCATGAGGCGGCATCGAAAGTTGTCAGCGATATGATTGCTGCGGGGAAGATCATCATTGCCATCGGGGGCGGCCATGATGTCACCTATCCGCTCGTGCGTGGATTCCAAAGTGGTTTGAGCAGGCAGAACGGGCAGAGTGAGCCACAAGAGATTGGACTGATCAATTTCGATGCTCACCTTGACGTCCGTCCCAAAAAGAATGGGCAACATCATTCCGGCAGCAGCTTTCGTCTGTTGCTCGAAGAGGGGATCGTGAAAGGTCAGCACTTTGCCGAGATTGGGATACAGTCTTTCGTTGTAGCGCAAGCACAATTCGAGTGGGTCCTTCAGCAAGGGGCGCGCATCCTGACTTTCGAGGATACTGCGGATGCGAGCCTGCCCAATGCCTTCGAAGAGTGTGAATTTGCCATTACGCATGGCAATCCGGAAATGCCGGTCTATCTTTCATTCGATATGGACAGCGTGCGAGCTTCAGACGCTCCCGGTGTCAGTGCGCCGACGCCCATCGGGTTTCTTGCTGAAGAAGCCTATGAACTCTCGGTCGCTGCCGGACTTTCCAAGAATGTTCGGGTGCTCGATCTTGTGGAAGTCAGCCCACCACATGATCTTGATGGCCGCACATCGCGGCTCGCCGCGCGGATGATCGCAGGATTCCTGGCAGGAGTTGCCAATCGAGAGATTGGATGA
- a CDS encoding M23 family metallopeptidase yields MAGATADQLADTYTQARGNGRIHDAIDIMAPHNSPVIAAASGQVVRLFQSKLGGTTIYELSPDGHTIYYYAHLDHYADGLTEGEQVAQGQLLGYVGDSGDAGPGNYHLHFAIWLIQDSKKFWDGVNVNPYPILRQVK; encoded by the coding sequence GTGGCTGGTGCGACGGCCGATCAACTTGCCGATACTTACACGCAAGCGCGAGGCAATGGCCGAATCCACGACGCGATCGACATCATGGCGCCTCACAATAGCCCTGTCATCGCGGCAGCGTCCGGGCAGGTCGTGCGGCTGTTCCAAAGCAAGCTCGGTGGCACGACCATCTACGAGCTGAGTCCGGATGGCCATACCATATATTACTACGCGCATCTCGATCATTATGCGGACGGACTCACCGAGGGTGAGCAGGTAGCGCAAGGGCAATTGCTGGGCTACGTCGGTGACTCGGGCGATGCCGGTCCCGGGAATTACCATCTTCACTTTGCGATCTGGCTAATCCAGGATTCGAAGAAGTTTTGGGATGGCGTCAACGTCAACCCCTATCCAATCTTACGACAAGTCAAATAA
- a CDS encoding L,D-transpeptidase has product MIVGFSSCTTKTHNGTAFDSSTTRTYNASAPTSPAVVAVNYPVTLPVLDAFMADSTFDSLAKARTGLTDTELLRVRRIAHDEAARLEKTQMANTGDYSGSTADAKARAISLLDSIIGADKRTKLFAFVQEEWSDRADATGGTAATDTNSMEGTRNAVPKDSRVVVNIPAYRMDVFDSGNLVKSYEVTIGYPEFPLPTGMRKAREILFNPTWTPPDESWVESPNGKVKVGQKIAAGDKLNPLGVLKIPIGEPSLIHGGKSPAKLGTFGSHGCVGLVDRDATDFAPRLAQLSGKTLSDSAVASYEKDKKSTYNVRLPKSVAIELRYETIVADSGQLHIYRDVYDHNTNTQENLDATLMTYGLSMKDLTLDEQSMVLVALHEMSKDITTNTDTNIVRDIALKDTSGNESPNKESTSHRNIDHRPAMTRRIKGQKEIIIPIAALRGRGYPQPVGMAQPLAVKTKIAKRK; this is encoded by the coding sequence ATGATCGTCGGATTCTCGAGTTGCACCACAAAGACGCACAACGGGACCGCCTTCGACAGTTCCACAACCCGAACGTACAACGCATCTGCACCGACATCGCCTGCCGTCGTTGCGGTCAACTATCCTGTGACGCTCCCGGTCCTCGATGCCTTTATGGCCGATTCGACGTTCGACTCTCTGGCCAAAGCAAGGACCGGGCTCACCGATACCGAACTTCTACGGGTGCGGCGCATCGCACATGATGAAGCAGCGCGATTAGAGAAGACGCAGATGGCGAACACTGGGGACTATTCCGGTTCGACAGCCGATGCGAAAGCGCGTGCGATCAGTTTGCTGGATTCCATTATCGGAGCCGACAAGCGGACGAAGCTATTCGCGTTCGTGCAGGAAGAGTGGAGCGATCGTGCGGATGCGACGGGCGGCACGGCCGCTACGGATACCAATTCCATGGAAGGCACACGAAATGCGGTGCCGAAGGATAGTCGTGTGGTGGTGAATATTCCGGCGTATCGAATGGATGTATTCGATAGCGGTAATCTGGTGAAAAGTTATGAGGTCACGATCGGATATCCGGAGTTTCCGCTACCGACCGGGATGCGCAAGGCCCGTGAGATACTGTTTAATCCGACGTGGACGCCTCCGGACGAATCCTGGGTGGAAAGTCCCAACGGCAAAGTGAAGGTGGGACAGAAGATCGCGGCGGGCGACAAGTTGAATCCACTTGGAGTGTTGAAAATCCCCATCGGAGAACCTTCGTTGATCCATGGCGGTAAGTCACCTGCCAAACTTGGGACCTTCGGCTCGCATGGCTGCGTCGGCCTTGTCGATCGGGATGCGACCGACTTCGCGCCGCGACTGGCCCAACTTTCCGGAAAGACGCTGTCTGATTCCGCCGTTGCCAGCTACGAGAAGGATAAGAAATCAACCTACAATGTGCGCCTGCCGAAGTCGGTGGCAATCGAACTGCGCTATGAGACGATCGTGGCGGATAGCGGACAACTTCACATCTATCGCGACGTGTACGATCACAACACCAACACGCAGGAGAATCTGGACGCGACACTAATGACGTACGGCCTCTCGATGAAAGACCTGACGCTTGACGAGCAGTCCATGGTCCTCGTTGCGCTGCACGAAATGTCCAAAGATATCACGACCAATACCGATACGAACATTGTGAGGGACATCGCACTCAAGGATACATCGGGCAATGAGTCACCGAACAAGGAATCAACCAGCCACCGGAACATCGATCACCGGCCCGCAATGACGCGCCGCATCAAAGGGCAAAAGGAAATCATCATTCCGATCGCGGCACTTCGCGGCCGTGGCTATCCGCAACCGGTCGGAATGGCGCAGCCACTCGCTGTCAAAACGAAGATTGCAAAGCGTAAATAA
- a CDS encoding ABC transporter permease: protein MTQLLSSIVMAFQSLASNKVRAALTMLGIIIGVGAVITMTAIGQGASQAVQNQINSMGTNALLIFPGAVNVGGISSGTGGSQRLTEDDANALKKSEWLAAVAPTVGTSVQVVAADANWSTRITGTTPDYFRVRNWPVVSGSEFTDADAKSGTKVCILGKTVVTNLFGEAVDPVGQTIRIKHEPFTVVGVLQEKGSNSFGQDQDDIIIAPFATVQRKLMGITWANNIMASSITAESSAAASADATQILRQQHKLLPNDDNDFQIRSQVELAAAAEQSTATMTNLLTAAAVISLLVGGIGIMNIMLVSVTERTREIGIRKSIGAKFTNILFQFLTEAITLSLVGGVIGVVLGYIASSFVSSSNGWILVISPQAVGISFGAAAFVGIFFGWYPARKAARLNPIEALRYE, encoded by the coding sequence ATGACTCAACTCTTAAGCAGTATCGTCATGGCGTTTCAGTCGCTCGCCTCGAACAAGGTCCGCGCGGCACTGACGATGTTGGGTATTATTATCGGCGTGGGAGCGGTTATTACAATGACGGCCATCGGTCAGGGTGCCTCCCAGGCCGTTCAGAACCAGATCAATTCGATGGGCACGAACGCGCTGCTTATCTTTCCGGGAGCGGTGAATGTGGGTGGCATTTCCAGTGGAACTGGCGGCTCGCAACGGCTGACCGAAGACGATGCGAACGCGCTCAAGAAATCCGAGTGGCTTGCCGCCGTTGCACCGACCGTTGGCACCAGCGTGCAGGTGGTTGCCGCGGACGCCAACTGGTCCACCCGAATCACCGGTACGACGCCGGACTACTTCCGGGTCCGTAACTGGCCGGTTGTCAGTGGCAGTGAATTTACGGATGCCGACGCGAAGAGTGGTACGAAGGTCTGCATTCTCGGCAAGACTGTCGTGACCAATCTGTTTGGTGAAGCTGTCGATCCGGTCGGGCAAACGATTCGCATTAAGCATGAGCCATTTACTGTGGTCGGCGTACTCCAGGAGAAGGGCTCCAACTCGTTCGGACAAGATCAGGACGACATTATCATCGCGCCATTCGCGACCGTGCAGCGCAAACTCATGGGAATCACATGGGCGAATAACATCATGGCAAGCTCGATCACGGCCGAGTCATCAGCCGCTGCCAGTGCCGACGCCACACAAATTCTTCGTCAGCAACACAAGCTGTTGCCGAATGATGATAACGACTTCCAAATCCGGTCACAGGTCGAACTTGCCGCCGCTGCCGAACAGAGCACAGCGACGATGACGAACCTGCTCACGGCTGCAGCCGTCATCTCTCTTCTGGTCGGTGGCATCGGCATTATGAACATCATGCTTGTGAGCGTGACCGAACGCACGCGCGAAATCGGCATTCGCAAATCCATTGGCGCGAAGTTTACAAATATCCTCTTCCAATTCCTGACCGAAGCCATCACCCTGAGCCTCGTCGGCGGCGTCATCGGCGTTGTGCTTGGATACATTGCATCGAGCTTCGTCTCCAGTTCGAATGGCTGGATATTGGTCATATCCCCGCAGGCCGTTGGTATCTCATTTGGTGCGGCGGCCTTCGTCGGTATTTTCTTCGGTTGGTACCCGGCCCGCAAAGCCGCCCGGCTGAACCCGATTGAGGCGTTGAGATATGAGTAA
- a CDS encoding efflux RND transporter periplasmic adaptor subunit, with protein MSETNVIVNRESRPKVDGKPTAREVVQTVKLGQKKRNLKPLYAVLALLIVAFGAWYIFFRPAAKAPLVIRYAAVDLGGISQGVTATGTLQAVTTVQVGSQISGMVKELDADYNTKVKKGQVLARLDPATYEANVTQARANVARAQADLDASIKDEARQRQLLARQLIAQADYDASKNKLEDAKASLQQTTAQLKQAEVNLGYTTILSPVDGVVQARNVDRGQTVAAGLNVTTLFVIAEDLTKMQVSANVDEADIGQVQPGQNVKFTVDAYPGEPFVGTVSQVRINPVTQQNVVTYAVIIMTSNPDGKLLPGMTATVTIVNASRENVLRVPIAATRFQPPPEFFTETKLPPDTAARVRKQRAPGDTTRRRMAGGPAAGMAGQKVQFAKVYIKSNDKTGPTVKPVRIVEGLTDANYAEVLRSTPEIKVGDSIVVAAFTMSPTANGTSSPINSRPGMGGGRRF; from the coding sequence ATGTCGGAAACCAATGTTATTGTCAATCGCGAGAGTCGTCCGAAGGTGGATGGCAAGCCTACGGCACGCGAAGTAGTGCAAACGGTCAAGCTCGGTCAAAAGAAACGGAACTTGAAACCGTTGTATGCCGTGCTGGCATTGCTGATCGTGGCGTTCGGTGCGTGGTACATTTTCTTCCGGCCGGCGGCTAAGGCGCCGCTCGTGATCCGATATGCCGCTGTGGATCTTGGCGGGATTTCCCAGGGCGTCACGGCGACCGGCACACTTCAGGCGGTAACAACAGTCCAGGTCGGCAGCCAGATTTCGGGCATGGTCAAAGAGCTCGACGCGGATTATAACACAAAAGTAAAAAAGGGGCAGGTTCTGGCGCGTCTGGATCCCGCGACGTACGAAGCCAATGTCACACAGGCCCGAGCAAATGTCGCGCGTGCACAAGCCGATCTCGATGCCAGTATTAAAGATGAAGCTCGCCAGCGCCAACTACTGGCCCGGCAACTCATTGCGCAGGCTGATTACGATGCCAGCAAAAATAAGTTGGAAGATGCAAAGGCATCGCTGCAACAGACGACCGCGCAACTCAAACAAGCCGAGGTCAACCTCGGCTATACGACGATTCTCTCGCCCGTCGATGGTGTGGTACAAGCGCGCAACGTCGATCGGGGGCAGACTGTCGCCGCGGGACTCAACGTCACGACTCTTTTCGTGATCGCGGAAGATTTGACCAAGATGCAGGTCTCTGCTAATGTCGATGAGGCGGATATCGGACAAGTTCAGCCCGGACAGAATGTGAAATTTACTGTCGATGCGTATCCTGGTGAGCCGTTCGTGGGAACAGTCAGCCAGGTCCGCATCAATCCGGTCACCCAACAGAACGTCGTCACGTATGCGGTCATTATTATGACTTCGAATCCGGATGGCAAGTTGTTACCGGGAATGACAGCGACCGTCACGATCGTCAACGCGAGCCGCGAGAATGTTCTGCGCGTACCGATTGCCGCAACCAGATTCCAGCCACCGCCGGAGTTCTTTACCGAGACGAAACTACCGCCAGATACCGCAGCTCGCGTTCGCAAACAGCGCGCGCCCGGTGATACAACTCGGCGGAGAATGGCTGGTGGACCCGCTGCAGGAATGGCCGGCCAGAAGGTCCAGTTCGCCAAAGTGTATATCAAGTCTAACGACAAAACCGGGCCGACGGTCAAGCCGGTGCGAATTGTTGAAGGTCTTACCGATGCGAATTATGCCGAAGTACTTCGGAGTACGCCGGAGATCAAAGTTGGAGATAGCATCGTCGTGGCAGCCTTCACGATGTCTCCGACTGCGAATGGCACTTCATCTCCGATCAACAGCCGGCCAGGGATGGGCGGGGGACGACGGTTCTAA
- the hpnE gene encoding hydroxysqualene dehydroxylase HpnE, whose translation MQHSKIAIIGAGVSGLAAAVRLSESGFRGITLFEARREAGGRTRSFLDPKTGDTLDNGQHLLMGCYTATLDYLDRIGTSRLIERIPLRIPFWSQTGVRSFTIDRTLAPPLNLLSAIMRTSMLTLAEKRSAANLGNALWRNKLPSDLPNLTCAELFKRFEQAASLCEKLWEPIVFATLNASTEQASAVLFTSVIREAFFSSRKASALLIPKCGLSELLIDPATALLERHGALTRLSDPVRNIEIEATGIRIVTDSDEQVFDRVVNCTNGLQGSNHTTGPATQYSPIVNAYFWLDRTIFNAPIQAFVGMTLQWAFPKASMFSAQRVALTVSAADAIVDKSNEEITSLLWSDLVRTVPSARDAQLMHAQIIREKRATPLFSPNVQMTRPLSTTDDKRFILAGDFVQNGLPATIEGAIRNGYAAADIAIADAARKMKDY comes from the coding sequence TTGCAACATTCAAAAATAGCGATTATTGGTGCCGGGGTGAGCGGGCTCGCTGCGGCTGTGAGGCTAAGCGAGTCCGGCTTTCGCGGCATCACGCTCTTCGAAGCCCGGCGTGAAGCGGGTGGTCGCACGCGCTCCTTCCTCGATCCAAAAACCGGCGACACACTCGATAACGGTCAGCACCTGCTAATGGGTTGCTACACCGCCACGCTCGACTATCTCGATCGAATTGGTACCAGCCGTCTCATCGAGCGCATTCCGCTTCGGATACCATTCTGGAGTCAAACCGGCGTTCGATCATTCACTATCGATCGCACGCTTGCCCCGCCACTGAATTTGCTCTCGGCGATTATGCGGACTTCGATGCTCACACTAGCCGAGAAGCGAAGCGCGGCCAATCTTGGCAATGCGCTCTGGCGCAACAAGCTGCCAAGTGACTTACCCAACTTAACGTGTGCCGAGTTGTTCAAGCGGTTCGAACAAGCGGCATCGCTCTGCGAGAAATTGTGGGAGCCGATCGTATTCGCTACGCTCAACGCTTCCACGGAGCAGGCGAGCGCGGTTCTTTTTACGAGTGTCATACGCGAGGCATTTTTCTCCTCCCGCAAGGCAAGTGCTTTGCTAATACCAAAGTGTGGCCTTTCCGAGTTGCTGATCGATCCGGCGACTGCACTGCTTGAGCGGCATGGGGCATTGACTCGATTGAGCGATCCGGTTCGGAACATCGAGATCGAAGCGACTGGCATCCGAATTGTCACTGATTCGGATGAGCAGGTGTTTGACAGGGTTGTCAATTGCACTAATGGCCTGCAAGGATCAAATCATACTACTGGCCCCGCTACGCAATACTCCCCAATTGTCAATGCATACTTTTGGCTCGATCGTACGATCTTCAATGCCCCCATTCAGGCATTCGTTGGCATGACACTTCAATGGGCCTTCCCGAAAGCCAGTATGTTTAGTGCGCAACGAGTGGCGCTGACCGTCAGCGCGGCAGATGCGATCGTCGACAAATCGAATGAAGAAATTACGAGTCTTTTGTGGAGCGATCTTGTGCGAACAGTGCCATCAGCACGTGACGCACAGCTCATGCACGCTCAGATCATTCGCGAGAAGCGGGCGACGCCGCTCTTCTCGCCAAACGTTCAAATGACGAGGCCACTGAGTACAACAGATGATAAGCGATTCATTCTTGCCGGGGACTTCGTTCAAAACGGCCTTCCCGCAACTATTGAAGGGGCCATTCGTAATGGATATGCTGCAGCGGACATAGCAATAGCGGATGCAGCAAGGAAGATGAAGGATTATTAA
- a CDS encoding MGMT family protein: MRHLKPQPDFYARVYAIVEQIPRGKVTTYGAIAEVLGIRSSSRMVGQALSALPEGSGVPAQRVINRLGALSGAHHFGGYERMRSMLRREGVTFKGELVDMEKHFWSPKNAEDRA, from the coding sequence ATGAGGCACCTTAAACCTCAGCCTGATTTCTACGCGCGCGTCTATGCGATCGTAGAACAAATCCCTCGTGGAAAGGTCACGACCTACGGCGCAATCGCGGAGGTACTCGGTATCCGAAGCTCCTCGCGAATGGTCGGGCAGGCGCTCTCGGCTCTTCCGGAAGGCTCGGGTGTTCCGGCGCAACGTGTTATCAACCGTTTGGGCGCACTGAGTGGCGCGCATCACTTTGGCGGCTATGAGCGAATGCGTTCCATGCTGCGGCGCGAAGGCGTGACGTTCAAGGGGGAGTTGGTGGATATGGAGAAGCACTTTTGGTCTCCCAAGAACGCAGAAGACCGCGCCTGA
- a CDS encoding carboxypeptidase-like regulatory domain-containing protein, whose product MKTSHKYLGFFLFAAIATYATIVLAGAPLKGVDIKLGMVGSERTYHAATDAEGKFSFSNLPEGTYNLFCEYTACARAINTKGTGAVSRVASPRFSLEIDRLPNVTVSAATRNASAIPALDGSSKESAYKTEITQNWNANTPALTLKVNGVFGKSKELTGHVTLIK is encoded by the coding sequence ATGAAGACATCACATAAGTATTTGGGCTTCTTCCTGTTTGCTGCGATTGCCACATACGCCACCATTGTCCTTGCCGGCGCGCCACTCAAAGGCGTTGACATCAAACTTGGAATGGTTGGCTCCGAACGCACTTACCATGCTGCTACCGATGCCGAAGGCAAATTCAGCTTCTCCAATCTACCCGAAGGGACATACAATCTTTTTTGCGAATATACCGCCTGTGCCCGAGCAATCAACACGAAGGGTACTGGCGCGGTGTCCCGTGTAGCGTCGCCACGATTCTCACTTGAAATCGATCGCTTACCCAATGTGACGGTATCCGCCGCGACCCGGAATGCTTCGGCCATTCCTGCTCTCGATGGTTCCAGTAAGGAATCGGCATACAAGACGGAAATCACACAGAACTGGAATGCGAATACCCCTGCGCTGACATTAAAAGTCAACGGCGTTTTCGGCAAATCAAAGGAGCTTACCGGTCACGTAACGCTGATCAAGTAG